One window from the genome of Anolis sagrei isolate rAnoSag1 chromosome 4, rAnoSag1.mat, whole genome shotgun sequence encodes:
- the C4H5orf22 gene encoding UPF0489 protein C5orf22 homolog: protein MSGEEEEEGGAGSSRRLYTALPVWVVEDHHDVLPFIYRGIGSKHLPACNISFVHLDSHPDLLIPVNMPADTVFDKEALFSELSIENWIMPAVYAGHFSQVIWLHPVWAQQIEEGTHHFLVGKDTSTTTIRVTSSDNYFLSDGLYVPADQLENEKSLHLSVRLVNPSRSSDSQEESHPLSSAKKLKLSEPSTANANVASSSKDDGFLLAHSCPDVETEGLEKTRLGHEKTVDVQDSSASCSFGNHTCQTTELVKDILQVLQKGSAFVLDIDLDFFSVKNPFKEIYTQEEYKILQELYSFKKPNSNSSEEDLLDCVENRIRQLEDLEAVFADLCDDDTEENLQRWAAHPGMKNLLQLVHSLKNRMETPDYEMVHQAGLTCDYSEIPHHVSTEKEIDGLVQSVKHVLRNLPKPTLVTIARSSLDDYCPVEQVDLIQEKVLNVLRLTYGTLDVHLEYLENPCPSGTESSSTA, encoded by the exons ATgagcggcgaggaggaggaagaaggcggGGCGGGGAGCTCGCGGAGGCTCTACACAGCGCTGCCGGTCTgggtggtggaggaccatcacgaC GTTCTTCCTTTCATTTACCGAGGCATTGGTTCGAAGCACCTTCCTGCCTGCAACATCAGCTTTGTCCATTTGGATTCTCACCCAGATCTTCTCATCCCAGTGAATATGCCTGCAGACACAGTGTTTGACAAAGAAGCTCTGTTTAG TGAGCTAAGTATTGAGAACTGGATCATGCCTGCTGTTTATGCTGGCCATTTTTCACAAGTGATATGGTTACATCCAGTGTGGGCTCAACAAATTGAAGAAGGGACCCATCATTTTTTAGTGGGTAAAGACACTTCCACCACAACAATCAG GGTCACAAGCTCTGACAATTATTTCCTTTCTGACGGGCTCTATGTCCCTGCTGATCAGCTTGAAAATGAGAAGTCTTTGCATCTGAGCGTCCGCCTGGTGAATCCTTCCAGATCTTCAGACAGCCAGGAAGAAAGCCATCCTCTGTCGTCAGCAAAGAAGCTCAAGTTGAGTGAGCCCAGTACAGCAAACGCCAACGTTGCCTCATCATCAAAGGATGATGGGTTCCTCCTTGCCCACAGCTGTCCAGATGTGGAGACAGAAGGCTTGGAAAAAACAAGGCTTGGCCATGAGAAAACTGTGGATGTTCAGGATTCTTCTGCATCCTGTTCCTTTGGGAATCACACTTGCCAGACGACAGAGCTGGTCAAAGACATTCTCCAAGTCTTGCAAAAAGGCAGTGCTTTTGTTTTAGACATTGACTTGGATTTCTTTTCCGTGAAGAATCCTTTTAAAGAAATATACACTCAG GAAGAATACAAGATTTTGCAAGAATTGTACAGTTTTAAGAAGCCTAACAGCAATTCATCAGAG gaagACTTGCTTGACTGTGTTGAGAATCGCATCCGCCAGCTAGAGGATCTAGAGGCAGTTTTTGCAGATTTGTGTGATGACGACACGGAAGAGAACTTGCAAAGATGGGCTGCACATCCTGG GATGAAAAATCTACTTCAGCTGGTGCATAGCTTGAAAAATCGAATGGAAACCCCTGACTATGAGATG GTCCATCAGGCTGGACTTACCTGTGACTATTCAGAGATTCCTCATCATGTTAGCACTGAAAAAGAGATTGATGGTCTTGTACAATCTGTAAAGCATGTCTTGAGAAACCTACCAAAACCAACACTTGTGACAATAGCCCG ATCCAGCTTGGATGACTATTGTCCTGTAGAACAAGTTGACCTCATACAAGAAAAGGTTCTAAATGTCCTGCGTTTGACCTATGGCACCCTGGATGTTCATTTAGAATACCTTGAAAATCCATGTCCTTCTGGAACAGAATCTTCTTCCACAGCCTGA